In Trichocoleus desertorum NBK24, the following are encoded in one genomic region:
- a CDS encoding peptidylprolyl isomerase, whose translation MQMRRWLVSLLVISALVAGGCSPQETSPSPSDGSSAETTPTATATPVASPQPANLPRLEGKATVELIIKGKPITIEVDGANAPITAGNFVDLVQQGVYDGLVFHRVIREPQPFVAQAGDPQSKDPNFSLEQLGTGGFVDPATGQPRNIPLEIKPEGSASPVYSKTLDTAGIAAPPQLKHTRGAVAMARASIPDSASSQFYIALADLQFLDRDYAVFGYVTQGMDVVDTIQQGDRIESAKVTKGAENLKQGGAASTPSPSPSPQ comes from the coding sequence ATGCAGATGCGGCGTTGGTTAGTGTCACTTTTAGTGATTAGTGCTTTGGTAGCAGGAGGATGTTCACCCCAAGAAACATCCCCCTCACCCTCTGACGGTTCATCTGCTGAGACTACTCCTACGGCAACGGCGACCCCGGTTGCTAGCCCCCAGCCTGCTAACCTCCCTCGTTTAGAGGGCAAAGCAACTGTAGAACTGATCATCAAAGGCAAGCCGATTACGATAGAAGTAGATGGTGCTAATGCTCCCATCACTGCTGGAAACTTTGTGGACTTGGTGCAGCAAGGGGTTTACGACGGTCTAGTCTTTCATCGAGTTATCCGAGAACCACAACCCTTTGTGGCCCAAGCAGGTGACCCGCAAAGTAAAGACCCTAATTTTTCTTTAGAACAGCTAGGTACAGGGGGTTTTGTAGACCCTGCGACAGGCCAACCTCGCAATATTCCTCTAGAAATTAAGCCTGAGGGAAGTGCTTCCCCGGTGTATAGCAAAACCTTAGATACCGCTGGCATCGCTGCTCCACCTCAGCTCAAGCACACTCGTGGCGCTGTGGCGATGGCTCGGGCGTCTATTCCTGATTCTGCTTCTTCCCAGTTCTACATTGCTTTGGCAGATCTGCAATTCCTGGATCGGGATTACGCCGTTTTCGGTTATGTGACTCAGGGCATGGATGTGGTAGATACGATTCAGCAAGGCGATCGCATTGAGTCTGCCAAAGTCACTAAAGGTGCTGAAAACTTGAAACAGGGTGGTGCAGCATCAACTCCTAGCCCCTCCCCTTCTCCCCAATAA
- a CDS encoding photosystem I assembly protein Ycf4 has protein sequence MTAQAASKGNLVLRQPILGSRRFSNYWWATVVSIGGTGFALSGLSSYLKVNLLPVSDPTQLVFVPQGLAMSFYGVAALLLASYLWLVIIADVGAGYNEFNRDTGTVKIFRWGFPGKNRRIEINCPISDVQSVRVDLREGLNPRRALFLKLKGRNDIPLTRVGEPLPLAELENQGAELARFLNVPLEGL, from the coding sequence ATGACTGCACAAGCTGCTTCCAAAGGTAATCTCGTCCTACGTCAACCGATTCTAGGATCTCGTCGTTTCAGTAATTACTGGTGGGCCACCGTTGTCTCGATTGGTGGCACTGGATTTGCTTTGTCTGGTCTCTCTAGTTATCTCAAAGTCAATCTCCTGCCCGTATCCGATCCCACACAGCTCGTTTTTGTGCCTCAAGGATTGGCCATGAGTTTCTATGGAGTGGCAGCTTTGCTACTTGCATCCTACCTCTGGCTAGTTATCATTGCGGACGTAGGAGCAGGTTATAACGAATTCAATCGGGACACAGGTACAGTCAAGATCTTTCGTTGGGGCTTTCCCGGAAAGAACCGCCGCATTGAGATCAACTGTCCCATCTCGGATGTCCAATCGGTGCGAGTTGATCTCAGAGAAGGACTCAACCCCCGTCGTGCTCTGTTTCTAAAGCTCAAGGGCCGTAATGATATCCCGCTGACACGGGTGGGCGAGCCTTTGCCATTAGCTGAGCTTGAGAATCAAGGAGCTGAGTTGGCTCGCTTCTTGAATGTGCCCTTAGAAGGGCTGTAG
- a CDS encoding beta-ketoacyl-ACP synthase, protein MDVVVTGIGLVSALGETMQTSWQQLLANQSGILLRQPFPELEPRPLAMLGKHPAALNDLTQQVVVAALQDAGLAPPLGECGVVIGSSRSYQSQWELQVRHRLMAQPLSGDPIALPWLETLPGQAAIAAARQIGSSAPVLAPMAACATGIWAIAQGFELVRTGQCQRVIAGAVEAPITPLTLAGFQQMGALAATGAYPFDRRREGLVLGEGAAVLVLESAELAQQRLAPVCGRILGFGLTADGYHMSAPDPNSRAAIAAVQQCLDRSSLRPEAIDYIHAHGTATQLNDRNEAHLIQHLFPQGVPVSSTKGATGHTLGVSGALGAAFCLMALRHQILPPCVGLQEPEFDLDFVTEASDRVVNHALCFSFGFGGQNAVLAFGK, encoded by the coding sequence GTGGATGTAGTGGTGACAGGTATAGGCTTGGTGTCTGCGTTGGGTGAGACCATGCAGACGAGTTGGCAGCAACTCCTGGCAAACCAATCAGGCATTCTGCTGCGCCAGCCTTTTCCAGAACTAGAACCGCGTCCTCTGGCCATGTTGGGAAAGCATCCAGCGGCGCTGAATGACTTAACTCAGCAAGTAGTGGTCGCAGCTTTGCAAGATGCAGGTCTAGCGCCGCCTTTGGGTGAATGTGGAGTCGTGATTGGGTCGAGCCGCAGTTACCAAAGCCAATGGGAGCTACAAGTGCGGCACCGCCTAATGGCGCAGCCCTTGTCGGGTGATCCGATCGCTCTCCCTTGGCTAGAAACTTTACCAGGTCAGGCCGCAATCGCGGCGGCTCGGCAAATTGGTAGTTCTGCGCCTGTACTGGCTCCGATGGCGGCTTGTGCTACTGGGATATGGGCGATTGCGCAGGGATTTGAGTTGGTACGAACGGGGCAATGTCAGCGAGTGATCGCGGGGGCCGTGGAAGCCCCGATTACTCCCCTCACGCTGGCTGGTTTTCAACAAATGGGAGCTTTAGCTGCAACAGGGGCTTATCCTTTCGATCGCCGTCGTGAAGGCTTGGTGTTAGGGGAAGGGGCCGCTGTCTTAGTGCTGGAGTCAGCGGAGTTGGCACAACAGCGATTGGCTCCGGTTTGTGGCCGCATTTTAGGTTTTGGCTTAACGGCTGACGGCTACCATATGAGTGCCCCTGACCCTAATAGCAGAGCGGCGATCGCGGCGGTTCAGCAATGCCTCGATCGCAGTTCTTTAAGGCCCGAAGCGATCGACTATATCCATGCTCATGGCACTGCCACGCAACTGAATGATCGCAACGAAGCGCATCTAATTCAGCATCTATTTCCACAAGGAGTCCCAGTGAGTTCTACCAAAGGAGCCACAGGTCATACGCTAGGAGTTTCGGGCGCTTTAGGGGCTGCATTTTGTCTCATGGCTCTCCGACACCAGATTTTGCCGCCTTGTGTTGGGCTACAAGAGCCAGAATTTGATTTGGATTTTGTGACAGAAGCTAGCGATCGCGTGGTGAACCATGCTCTCTGTTTTAGTTTTGGTTTTGGGGGACAGAATGCGGTTCTAGCTTTCGGTAAGTAA
- the psbD gene encoding photosystem II D2 protein (photosystem q(a) protein): protein MTIAMGRAQAERGWFDALDDWLKRDRFVFVGWSGILLFPCAFLAIGGWMTGTTFVSSWYTHGLASSYLEGCNFLTVAVSTPPNSLGHSLLLLWGPEAQGDFTRWCQLGGLWAFVALHGAFALIGFMLRQFEIARLVGIRPYNAIAFSAPIAVFVSVFLMYPLGQSGWFFAPSFGVAAIFRFLLFLQGFHNWTLNPFHMMGVAGVLGGALLCAIHGATVENTLFEDGQGSNTFRAFNPTQAEETYSMVTANRFWSQIFGIAFSNKRWLHFFMLFVPVMGLWMSAIGIVGLALNLRAYDFVSQEIRAAEDPEFETFYTKNILLNEGIRAWMAPQDQPHENFVFPEEVLPRGNAL from the coding sequence ATGACCATAGCAATGGGACGCGCGCAGGCAGAGCGGGGGTGGTTCGACGCCCTCGACGACTGGCTCAAACGCGATCGCTTCGTCTTCGTCGGCTGGTCCGGGATTCTCCTGTTCCCCTGCGCCTTCTTGGCAATTGGCGGCTGGATGACCGGAACCACCTTCGTCAGCTCCTGGTACACCCACGGGTTGGCTAGTTCCTACTTAGAAGGATGCAACTTCCTCACCGTCGCTGTCTCGACTCCTCCCAACAGCTTGGGTCACTCCTTGCTGTTGCTGTGGGGTCCTGAAGCTCAAGGTGACTTCACTCGCTGGTGTCAGCTCGGCGGCCTCTGGGCCTTCGTCGCCCTCCACGGTGCCTTCGCCCTCATCGGCTTCATGCTCCGCCAGTTCGAAATCGCTCGCCTCGTGGGCATCCGTCCCTACAACGCGATCGCCTTTTCGGCACCGATTGCGGTGTTTGTGTCGGTGTTCCTGATGTACCCCTTGGGTCAGTCGGGTTGGTTCTTCGCTCCCAGCTTCGGAGTGGCAGCGATTTTCCGCTTCCTGCTGTTCCTGCAAGGCTTCCACAACTGGACCTTGAACCCCTTCCACATGATGGGTGTCGCAGGTGTACTCGGTGGGGCGCTGCTGTGTGCGATTCACGGAGCTACCGTGGAGAACACCTTGTTTGAAGACGGCCAAGGGTCCAACACCTTCCGCGCCTTCAACCCCACCCAAGCCGAAGAGACCTACTCAATGGTGACGGCGAATCGTTTCTGGAGCCAAATCTTCGGGATTGCGTTCTCCAACAAGCGGTGGTTGCACTTCTTCATGCTGTTTGTGCCCGTGATGGGTCTGTGGATGAGTGCGATCGGAATTGTCGGTCTGGCGCTGAACCTGCGAGCTTACGACTTCGTGTCGCAAGAGATTCGCGCAGCGGAGGACCCTGAATTTGAGACGTTCTACACGAAGAACATCTTGCTGAACGAGGGCATCCGCGCTTGGATGGCTCCTCAAGATCAGCCACACGAAAACTTTGTCTTCCCTGAGGAGGTTCTGCCCCGTGGTAACGCTCTCTAA